One Brachyspira pilosicoli P43/6/78 genomic window carries:
- a CDS encoding topoisomerase DNA-binding C4 zinc finger domain-containing protein yields the protein MCDLKNYLYQFNDGSNYTDDDMNYIYNKLISNNQIISKEEHISNIKNTNYKINNDICPRCNGKLILRKGKYGEFYGCSNYPRCRFTIKK from the coding sequence TTGTGCGACTTAAAAAATTATTTATATCAATTTAATGATGGCTCAAATTATACTGATGATGATATGAATTATATTTATAATAAATTAATTTCAAATAATCAAATTATATCTAAAGAAGAGCATATATCAAATATAAAAAATACAAACTATAAAATAAATAATGATATATGTCCTAGGTGTAATGGAAAACTCATTTTAAGAAAAGGAAAATACGGAGAATTTTACGGCTGCTCTAATTATCCAAGATGTAGGTTTACTATAAAAAAATAA
- a CDS encoding flavodoxin, with translation MSNKIAVIYWSATGNTELMAQNVKKGIENAGAEADICSVSSFDSANIDNYSKLALGCPAMGAEVLEESEFQPFYDSIRDKLSNKKVALFGSYDWGDGEWMRIWQEDVNSAGGSLVKEGLIANLTPDDNAINECIKLGEELAKA, from the coding sequence ATGAGTAACAAAATAGCTGTAATATATTGGAGTGCTACAGGCAATACTGAGCTTATGGCACAGAATGTAAAAAAGGGTATTGAAAATGCAGGTGCAGAAGCTGATATTTGTTCTGTATCTAGTTTTGATTCTGCAAATATAGATAATTATTCAAAATTAGCATTAGGCTGTCCTGCTATGGGAGCTGAGGTTTTGGAAGAATCTGAGTTTCAGCCTTTTTATGATTCAATAAGAGATAAGCTTTCTAATAAAAAGGTAGCTTTATTCGGCTCTTATGATTGGGGCGATGGCGAATGGATGAGAATATGGCAGGAAGACGTAAATAGTGCGGGAGGTTCTTTAGTTAAAGAAGGACTTATTGCAAATCTCACTCCAGATGATAATGCTATTAACGAATGTATTAAATTAGGAGAAGAATTAGCTAAGGCGTAA
- a CDS encoding peptide ABC transporter substrate-binding protein, with amino-acid sequence MRLKIITCLMMLSVLLASCSNNNESSDNTLNINLGPQTKSIDPAISSTVIGSYYITHAFEGLTTIDKDGKMSGGAAESWEELDGGLRYIFHLRTNAKWSDGKNVTAEDFVYSWRRVVDPKTASDYGYQFAPVKNAEKIIAGELTKEELGVKAIDDYTLEVVLERPTVYFLDLVGFTTFYPVRKDIIEQYADKWEVNAETYIGNGPFTTIEISPDDRIVMVKNTNYWNYKEVLPEKLNFIMMQNPTASVAGIKDGTLDFSKVVPTQDIPVLKEEGILQIKPLLGSYYYCFSTTNEILKDVRIRKALTLAIDRKYIVENVTKGGEVPTSAFVPYGVNDVDGEDFREKGGEFFDINDYAKNVEEAKRLLAEAGYPNGEGFPVLEFNTDSGLNVTIFEAVQQMWKENLGIDVQIVQEELAAFFSNRYSRLFTIVRGGWYADFNDPINFLDLFTTPAPLNFPTFSNKEYDEYLKVALTSSDKNARMDAMHKAEKILIDSYAIMPMYFNTEPLLVSEKLKGVYYNPLSIHRFTYAYKEK; translated from the coding sequence ATGAGATTAAAAATTATTACTTGTTTAATGATGTTATCTGTTTTATTAGCATCTTGTTCTAATAATAATGAGTCATCTGATAACACATTAAATATCAACCTTGGTCCGCAGACAAAAAGTATAGACCCTGCTATAAGCTCTACTGTTATAGGATCATACTATATCACTCATGCTTTTGAGGGTTTAACTACAATTGATAAAGACGGAAAAATGTCCGGCGGAGCTGCTGAAAGCTGGGAAGAGCTTGACGGCGGTTTGAGATACATATTCCATTTAAGAACTAATGCTAAATGGAGTGATGGAAAAAATGTAACTGCTGAAGATTTTGTATATTCTTGGAGGAGAGTTGTTGATCCAAAAACTGCAAGCGATTATGGATATCAATTTGCTCCTGTAAAAAATGCAGAAAAAATTATAGCTGGTGAATTGACTAAGGAAGAATTAGGAGTTAAGGCTATAGATGATTATACTTTAGAAGTTGTATTAGAAAGACCTACTGTTTATTTTTTGGATTTAGTTGGTTTTACTACATTCTACCCTGTAAGAAAAGATATTATAGAACAGTATGCTGATAAATGGGAAGTAAATGCAGAAACTTATATAGGAAATGGTCCTTTTACAACTATAGAAATTTCTCCCGATGATAGAATAGTAATGGTAAAAAACACAAATTATTGGAATTATAAAGAAGTGTTGCCTGAAAAATTAAACTTTATAATGATGCAAAACCCTACTGCTTCAGTTGCTGGTATAAAAGACGGAACATTAGATTTTTCTAAAGTAGTTCCTACACAAGATATACCTGTATTAAAAGAAGAGGGCATATTGCAAATAAAACCTTTATTAGGCTCTTACTATTATTGTTTCAGCACTACTAATGAGATTTTAAAGGATGTGAGAATACGTAAGGCTTTAACATTAGCTATTGACAGAAAATATATAGTTGAAAATGTTACTAAAGGCGGAGAAGTTCCTACTAGTGCTTTTGTGCCTTATGGTGTTAATGATGTTGATGGAGAAGATTTTAGAGAGAAGGGCGGAGAGTTCTTTGATATAAATGATTATGCTAAAAATGTTGAAGAAGCTAAAAGGTTATTAGCAGAGGCTGGATATCCAAATGGTGAAGGTTTTCCTGTTTTAGAGTTTAACACAGACAGCGGATTAAATGTTACAATATTTGAAGCGGTTCAGCAGATGTGGAAAGAGAATTTAGGTATAGATGTTCAAATAGTTCAAGAAGAGTTGGCTGCTTTCTTTAGCAATAGATATAGCAGATTATTTACTATAGTGAGAGGCGGTTGGTATGCAGATTTTAATGACCCTATTAACTTCTTAGATTTATTTACCACTCCAGCACCTCTAAACTTCCCAACTTTTAGTAATAAAGAATATGATGAATATTTAAAAGTAGCTTTAACTTCATCAGATAAAAATGCTAGAATGGACGCTATGCATAAAGCTGAAAAGATATTGATAGATAGTTATGCTATAATGCCTATGTATTTCAATACTGAGCCTTTGCTTGTATCAGAGAAATTAAAAGGTGTATATTATAATCCTCTTTCAATACATAGATTCACATATGCTTATAAAGAAAAATAA
- a CDS encoding DUF3793 family protein, producing MNEHNFDNLIINHCAPTLSGIKIANIFTYQYLSKKDVYKKIASYNKILNSRNINVSIIKDYDNKVIVYVYNKKRLEEYIFNDEIFDFLEDYGYKDKNLYKCIELLKKRMQYNKEFPHEIGIFLGYPLMDIYGFINNYGKNSLYTGYWKVYHNKKEAIKTFESYNRCRDFYTSTFLNGKGILEIMDDYKEYAYI from the coding sequence ATGAATGAGCATAACTTTGATAATTTAATTATTAACCACTGTGCACCAACACTTTCTGGTATAAAAATAGCTAACATATTTACATATCAATACCTCTCTAAAAAAGATGTTTATAAAAAAATAGCATCATACAACAAAATATTAAATAGCCGCAATATAAATGTATCTATTATAAAAGATTATGATAATAAAGTAATAGTTTATGTTTATAATAAAAAAAGACTTGAGGAATATATTTTTAATGATGAGATTTTTGATTTTTTAGAGGATTATGGGTATAAAGATAAAAACCTATATAAGTGTATAGAACTATTAAAAAAGAGAATGCAGTATAACAAAGAGTTTCCTCATGAGATAGGAATATTTTTAGGATATCCTCTTATGGACATATACGGCTTTATAAATAATTATGGAAAAAACAGTTTATACACTGGATATTGGAAAGTATATCATAACAAAAAAGAAGCTATAAAAACTTTTGAAAGCTACAATAGGTGCAGAGATTTTTATACAAGCACATTTTTAAATGGTAAGGGCATATTGGAGATAATGGATGATTATAAAGAATATGCTTATATTTAA
- the htpG gene encoding molecular chaperone HtpG, which translates to MAEKQILNFEAETKQILNLMVHSIYTHKEIFLRELISNASDALDKARFESITKSDKYTDIDNLRIKIEIDEQNRTLSIIDNGIGMTREDVINNIGSIARSGTKAFLEKIQKDKEASKESGIDLIGQFGVGFYSAFMVADNIIIETKNVDSEKGVRWESNGDGSYSIEDIDKQDRGTKIILKLKPKDKKLEEDGFVDDDYCNRYTLEGLIHKYSNYVHYPIIMDMPIPKKDEKEIQQYEEKTINSMVSIWQKSKSDVKPEEYNEFYKEHFHDYADPFEVIHTKAEGTIEYTALLFIPSKAPFNFLHPDFERGLELYSRNVFIMGKCKDLLPEYLKFVRGLVDSPDFSLNISREILQHSTQLKRIASNVEKKVLETLENILKNDRKRYQEFFKEFGESIKIGIYSDFSKKDKLSNLLLFQSSETKDEEYTTLAEYKSRMKEGQEFIYYAAAKDKATIEKLPHMEGMKDKGYEVLYFTDRVDEFMVNMMREFDGTKLHSILQADNNTENKDENKDSSNKDVLNAIKEVLGADKVAEVRETNRLKESVVCLSNKEDSISFNMAKVLAESGNPMFAMKPERVLEINISHDVFKAIEKEYQANKTSDLFKEYSELLYDEACILEGLPLEDPKLFASRMSKLMLKL; encoded by the coding sequence ATGGCAGAAAAACAAATACTTAATTTTGAAGCCGAAACAAAACAGATATTAAATTTAATGGTGCATTCTATATACACTCATAAAGAAATATTTTTAAGAGAGCTTATATCAAATGCAAGCGATGCTCTAGATAAAGCTAGATTTGAATCTATAACTAAAAGCGATAAATATACTGATATAGATAATTTAAGAATAAAAATAGAAATAGATGAACAAAATAGAACATTGAGTATTATAGATAACGGAATAGGTATGACAAGAGAAGATGTTATCAATAATATAGGCTCTATTGCAAGAAGCGGTACCAAAGCATTTTTGGAGAAAATACAAAAAGATAAAGAAGCATCAAAAGAAAGCGGAATAGATTTAATAGGACAATTTGGTGTTGGTTTTTATTCTGCATTTATGGTTGCTGATAATATTATAATAGAGACTAAAAATGTTGATAGTGAAAAGGGTGTTCGTTGGGAGAGTAATGGAGACGGTTCTTATTCTATAGAAGATATTGATAAGCAAGACAGAGGAACAAAAATCATACTTAAGTTAAAACCAAAAGATAAAAAACTAGAAGAAGACGGATTTGTTGATGATGATTATTGCAACAGATACACTTTAGAAGGACTCATTCATAAATATTCAAACTATGTTCATTATCCTATTATTATGGATATGCCTATACCAAAAAAAGATGAAAAAGAAATTCAGCAATATGAAGAAAAAACTATTAACTCAATGGTGAGTATATGGCAAAAATCAAAAAGCGATGTTAAGCCAGAAGAGTATAATGAGTTTTATAAAGAGCATTTCCATGATTATGCAGACCCATTTGAAGTAATACATACAAAGGCAGAAGGTACTATAGAATATACTGCACTTTTATTTATACCTTCAAAAGCACCTTTCAATTTCCTACACCCAGATTTTGAGAGAGGTTTAGAACTCTATTCAAGAAACGTATTTATAATGGGTAAATGTAAAGACTTGCTTCCTGAATATTTAAAATTTGTAAGAGGTTTGGTTGATTCTCCTGACTTCTCTTTAAATATTTCAAGAGAGATTTTACAGCATAGCACTCAATTAAAAAGAATAGCATCAAATGTTGAAAAAAAGGTTTTGGAAACTTTAGAAAATATATTAAAAAATGACAGAAAAAGATATCAAGAGTTTTTCAAAGAGTTTGGTGAGTCTATAAAAATAGGAATATATTCAGACTTTAGTAAAAAAGATAAGTTATCTAATTTATTGTTATTCCAGTCATCAGAGACAAAAGACGAAGAATATACAACATTAGCAGAATATAAATCAAGAATGAAAGAAGGTCAAGAGTTTATATATTATGCAGCTGCTAAAGATAAAGCTACAATAGAAAAACTTCCTCATATGGAGGGCATGAAAGATAAAGGTTATGAAGTGCTTTATTTTACTGACAGAGTTGATGAGTTTATGGTTAATATGATGAGAGAGTTTGACGGCACTAAACTTCATTCTATACTTCAAGCTGACAACAATACAGAAAATAAAGATGAAAACAAAGATTCTTCTAATAAAGATGTACTTAATGCTATAAAAGAAGTATTAGGTGCTGATAAGGTTGCTGAGGTGAGAGAGACTAACAGACTTAAAGAGAGTGTTGTATGTTTATCAAATAAAGAAGATTCTATAAGCTTTAATATGGCTAAAGTTCTTGCTGAAAGCGGCAATCCTATGTTTGCTATGAAGCCAGAGAGAGTATTAGAAATTAATATTTCTCATGATGTATTTAAAGCAATAGAGAAAGAATATCAGGCTAATAAAACTTCTGATTTGTTTAAGGAGTATAGCGAACTTCTTTATGATGAGGCTTGTATATTAGAAGGACTTCCTCTTGAAGACCCTAAATTATTTGCAAGCAGAATGAGTAAGTTAATGTTAAAGTTATAA
- a CDS encoding nuclease-related domain-containing protein gives MGLFKYIAKNIFNAFFDLDSIKGKVGEIQVDSTLNPYLFGKVKHRQINNLTIVDNNGQSHQIDHIEIRENGIFCIETKNYSGLIFGSEYQRKWTQCLRKGERNYFYNPIKQNNTHIYHLKKY, from the coding sequence ATGGGACTATTTAAATATATTGCAAAAAATATTTTTAATGCTTTTTTTGATTTAGATTCAATTAAAGGTAAAGTTGGGGAGATTCAAGTTGATTCTACTCTCAATCCTTATTTATTTGGAAAAGTAAAACATAGACAAATAAACAATTTAACAATAGTAGATAATAATGGTCAAAGTCATCAAATAGACCATATTGAAATAAGAGAAAATGGAATATTTTGTATAGAAACTAAAAACTATAGCGGACTTATATTTGGAAGTGAATATCAAAGAAAATGGACACAATGTTTAAGAAAAGGTGAAAGAAATTATTTTTATAACCCAATAAAACAAAATAATACTCATATATATCATTTAAAAAAATATTAG
- a CDS encoding CoA-disulfide reductase — MKKIIIIGGVAAGMSAAAKARRLDKDAVITVYEKTEYVSWGACGMPYYVGGFFDSSNTMIARTAEATIKSGIDLKVKHEVLKIDANNKKVVVKDLENNKEFEDSYDTLLIATGAKSIIPKIENINIGNVSTLKEFTDALNMKEKMKDEKIKNVVVLGAGFIAIEAAHNIKHLGKNVRIIQRSDRVFGAKFDKEFSDLAIENIKAHIDLNLNEKVLSLEADSNNNVKAVVTDKGKYDADYVVVAIGVTPNSDLAKEARIKLMENGAIFVDREGKTSIDSIYAAGDCAGIYDRVLNDTSYAALATGANKLGRMVASNLIGGKEKFIGSLGSACILCFDLEMARTGITEEEAKKRNINYKTVTVKDIDHTHYYPDYQDLHIKLVYSAEDRKILGGQIAGKRGAVLRSDVIAACIHAGLTVDELGMLDLCYAPPFARTWDSLNVVGNAAK; from the coding sequence ATGAAAAAAATCATTATTATAGGAGGCGTTGCAGCTGGAATGAGTGCTGCTGCAAAGGCAAGAAGATTAGACAAAGATGCTGTTATAACAGTTTATGAAAAAACTGAATATGTATCTTGGGGAGCTTGCGGTATGCCGTATTATGTTGGAGGTTTTTTTGATAGTTCCAACACTATGATAGCAAGAACTGCTGAGGCTACTATAAAATCTGGAATAGATTTAAAAGTTAAACATGAAGTATTAAAAATTGATGCTAATAACAAAAAAGTAGTAGTAAAAGATTTAGAAAATAATAAAGAGTTTGAAGACAGCTATGATACTTTGCTTATAGCTACTGGAGCAAAATCTATAATACCAAAAATAGAAAATATTAATATTGGAAATGTATCTACACTTAAAGAGTTTACTGATGCTCTTAACATGAAAGAAAAAATGAAAGATGAGAAAATAAAGAATGTAGTAGTGCTTGGTGCTGGTTTTATAGCTATAGAGGCTGCACATAATATAAAGCATCTTGGTAAAAATGTGAGAATAATACAGCGTTCTGATAGAGTATTTGGAGCGAAATTTGATAAAGAGTTTTCTGATTTAGCTATTGAAAATATAAAGGCACATATTGATTTAAACTTAAATGAAAAAGTTTTATCATTAGAAGCAGACAGCAATAATAATGTTAAAGCAGTTGTTACAGATAAAGGTAAATATGATGCTGATTATGTTGTTGTTGCTATTGGAGTGACCCCTAATAGTGATTTGGCTAAAGAGGCTAGAATAAAATTAATGGAAAATGGTGCTATATTTGTTGATAGAGAAGGAAAGACTAGTATTGATTCTATATATGCTGCGGGGGATTGTGCTGGAATATATGACAGAGTATTAAATGATACAAGCTATGCTGCTTTAGCTACTGGTGCTAATAAACTTGGAAGAATGGTTGCTTCTAATTTGATTGGAGGAAAAGAAAAGTTTATTGGGAGCTTAGGAAGCGCTTGTATACTTTGCTTTGATTTGGAGATGGCAAGAACTGGTATTACAGAAGAAGAAGCTAAAAAAAGAAATATTAATTATAAAACTGTTACAGTAAAAGATATTGACCATACACATTATTATCCGGATTATCAGGACTTACACATTAAACTAGTATATTCTGCAGAAGACAGAAAAATATTAGGCGGTCAGATTGCTGGAAAAAGAGGGGCTGTGCTTAGAAGCGATGTAATAGCTGCTTGTATACATGCTGGGCTTACTGTTGATGAGTTGGGTATGCTTGATTTATGTTATGCTCCTCCTTTTGCACGCACTTGGGACTCTTTAAATGTTGTAGGCAATGCTGCTAAATAA